GATTGTCCCAGCCCTCCCGCAGTGCGGAGTGGGAGAAGATGAAGCGCGTAGGCTCCTCGAAGGAGAGCAGGCGCTCCTTGTCCTTCAGGATCAGGTCGTAGGCATCGACATCGTCCGTCTCGGTGGAACGCGCCTTGGTTCTGGGGTCGACGAGGCGCTTGGACTTCTTGTCGATGGAGAAGTAGCCGTTGTGGGTGCTTGATGCGCTGATGCCCTTCAGGTAGCGATTGTACGCGCTATCCTCCAGAGTCAGCACCTGATTGAGCTGGCGGTTGTACTCCTCCTCGAAGATCCGGGCGTACTCACCCAGCACTTCACCGCCCTCATCGTACTGGCGATACTTGGCCACCTCATCGATGAAGAACAGCGTGAGCACCTTGACGCCTTGGGAGAACAGCCGTTGCTCCTTCTTGAAGTGCGCCTTGACCGCCTCGCGGATCTGGATCTGGCGCAGCGCCTTCTCGGTGACGTCGACGGTCACCTCTCCGGCGGTGAGCTCGACGCCGTTGGTGAAGCTGAGCTGGTCTACGCGAGCGTCAATATCCGAGACGACGAACCCCTTGTACTGATCCAGCCCACCCGATAGCTCATGTAAGTTGTCGCCCTTGCCCAGCTTGCGGCGTTTGCGCTTCACGCCGCTGGCCGACTTTTCCTCGTACTCGACCCATGCGACAGGGGGCTTGTTCTTGGCCGTCTCGATGTTCTCCAGATAGAGGTAGGCATCGGTGCCAGTGAGGCCCTTGGTGGTGACGCCATGCACCGAGATCTTCTTCACCAGCTTCTGGTTGTAGGCGTCCAGGGCGTCCAGGCGGTGGATCTTGTTGTAGGTCGTTTTATGGGTGGCCGAGTAGCGCACGATGAACAGGGGGCTGAACTCGCTCAGTGAGCCGAGCGTCTTGCCCCCTTCCATCTTCTGCGGCTCATCCAGGAACAGGATCGGCCGGTTGGCTTTGATCACGTCGATGGGGCGCCGCGACTGGAAGTCGTCCAGCTCGTCGTAGATGCGGCGGTTATCGGCGCCACGGGAGTTGAAGGCCTGCACGTTGATGACCATCACGCTGATGCCGGCATCCGAGGAGAAGCTCTCCAGGTTGTGCAGCTGCTTCGAGTTGTAGATGAAGAAGCGCGCCTTCTCTCCGTAGCTCTCCAGGAAATGGTCGGCGGTGATCTGTAGCGACTTGTAGACCCCTTCTCGTATGGCGATGCTCGGCACCACCACGATGAACTTGCTCCACCCGTAGCGCTGCTTCAGCTCGAACATGCTCTTCAGGTAGACGTAGGTCTTGCCGGTGCCGGTCTCCATCTCCACGTCCAGGTTGTAGGGGCAGCCGGTCTTGTCGTCCTTCTTCAGGCCGTCGGAGAGCGGCAGGTTCTGGCGGCGCTGCACGGTCCGGATGTTGTTCAGCAGCTCAAGCTCCGTCAGCTCCAGCGCGGCGTTCTTGAAGCCGGCATCGTCGGGATCTGGCGAGGCGTACATATCACGCTGCAGCGGCTGCGCCAGAGGGATGGTTTCGCCAGGGTCGATACGGTAGCGGATACCGCTGCTGAAGGGCTGGCCAGTAAAGCAATCCGCCAGCGCCTCGACGGCCCTTGTCTGGTATTGCTGAGTCTTGAACTTGAGCTTCATGACGTTTCACCCTCCCCGCCTTGCTCCGTATCACCATCCTTGAGAATGCGGTCAAAATCGCTCTCGAATAGACGATCCTGCAAGATGCGAAACTTTTCGAATTCGCTTTCCGCAAACGCCTTGGCGAGCTTGGCGGTTACCTTCCCGCTATCCTGCAACACCTCACGATCATCGAATTCCAGGAACATATCCAAACGCTTCGCCCAATCCTCCATCGTCATGGGGATGTTGCGGCGAGCGCGCTCCTCGGCAAGATCCAGGTAGGCATTGACGATTCGCCCCAGCGACTCCAACTCCTGCTGCGTCAGGTAGTTCTTGGCAATCGCCACATCCGTCTTGACCACCTTGCCAGCCGGCGCGTTACCCCATGAGGTAAGGCCCATGTGCGGCTTGTCGCTATCTGCCCTGGCCTGGATTAGCTCGGCAGCGGTATGGCCGTGGATGGCAAAATGGAGCTTGTTCTGAACCTTGGCAAAAAAGGCCTTGGTCGTAGGCGCTGCGGGGTTGTAATCCACACTGGTGGTGTAGATATCGGTGATCTTCTGATAAAAGCGCCGTTCACTGAGCCGAATCTCTCGAATCTCGGCCAGCAGATGCTCGAAGTAGTCTTCCCCCAGGAAGCTGCCGTTTTCCATCCGCTGCTTGTCAATGACATAGCCCCTGACAGCAAACTGCTTGAGCACCTGGGTTGCCCACTGCCGGAACTGTGTGGCGCGGATCGAGTTGACCCGGTAACCGACCGAAATAATGGCATCCAGATTGTAGTGCTCCAGCGTGCGAGTGACCTCACGCGGCCCTTCCTGCTGAACCGTTCGGAATTTCCTAACGGTTGCCTCCTGGGTGAGCTCCTCCTCACGATAAATATTCTTGAGGTGCTCATTGATCGTCGGCTTGGTGACCCCGAAAAGCTCGGCGATGAGTTTCTGCGAGAGCCAGATAGTG
The genomic region above belongs to Halomonas zincidurans B6 and contains:
- a CDS encoding virulence RhuM family protein, which gives rise to MTQDKHPQGGRLIRNSTAEFLIFTGQSGEQSIEARYENGTIWLSQKLIAELFGVTKPTINEHLKNIYREEELTQEATVRKFRTVQQEGPREVTRTLEHYNLDAIISVGYRVNSIRATQFRQWATQVLKQFAVRGYVIDKQRMENGSFLGEDYFEHLLAEIREIRLSERRFYQKITDIYTTSVDYNPAAPTTKAFFAKVQNKLHFAIHGHTAAELIQARADSDKPHMGLTSWGNAPAGKVVKTDVAIAKNYLTQQELESLGRIVNAYLDLAEERARRNIPMTMEDWAKRLDMFLEFDDREVLQDSGKVTAKLAKAFAESEFEKFRILQDRLFESDFDRILKDGDTEQGGEGETS
- a CDS encoding type III restriction-modification system endonuclease; the protein is MKLKFKTQQYQTRAVEALADCFTGQPFSSGIRYRIDPGETIPLAQPLQRDMYASPDPDDAGFKNAALELTELELLNNIRTVQRRQNLPLSDGLKKDDKTGCPYNLDVEMETGTGKTYVYLKSMFELKQRYGWSKFIVVVPSIAIREGVYKSLQITADHFLESYGEKARFFIYNSKQLHNLESFSSDAGISVMVINVQAFNSRGADNRRIYDELDDFQSRRPIDVIKANRPILFLDEPQKMEGGKTLGSLSEFSPLFIVRYSATHKTTYNKIHRLDALDAYNQKLVKKISVHGVTTKGLTGTDAYLYLENIETAKNKPPVAWVEYEEKSASGVKRKRRKLGKGDNLHELSGGLDQYKGFVVSDIDARVDQLSFTNGVELTAGEVTVDVTEKALRQIQIREAVKAHFKKEQRLFSQGVKVLTLFFIDEVAKYRQYDEGGEVLGEYARIFEEEYNRQLNQVLTLEDSAYNRYLKGISASSTHNGYFSIDKKSKRLVDPRTKARSTETDDVDAYDLILKDKERLLSFEEPTRFIFSHSALREGWDNPNVFVICTLKHSDNSISRRQEVGRGLRLAVNQLGDRMDDPMTAHDINELTVVASESYKDFVSALQRDISNELSERPRVADEAYFTGKLLVSNDGEIEVTPAMAKEIYRYLLKHDYTDSADHITEAYHQAKENATLAELPEPLQPHAKQIFQLIDSVFSNAQLPHIEDGRKAKLNPLNDNFHKKEFQQLWERINRKAAYSVSFDSDELIEKCVGYLDLKLKVKRLEYHVERGSQKAEASYQDLTSGQAFTVNESERVKYNGTLHSAVQYDLIGRLAEATQLTRRTVATILSKVQPKTFKQYQMNPEDFMAQAARLINEQKASMVVEHISYDPLNEQHSREIFTLEKSENQLDRAYKANRHVFDYVVTDSRIERDFVEELDTGKEVVVYAKLPKSFFIPTPVGNYNPDWAIAFSENDVKHVYFVAETKGSMSSLELREIEQAKIRCATEFFETIATAKVQYDVVDSFGKLLDLVR